The sequence GTGGAAATTGAAGTCCCCACCACGTTCCAAGGCCCGGTGGCGGGCAATCTGACCAGCCGGCGCGGCATGATTCTTTCCTCAGAAGTCCACGGCAACACGGCGGTGATTGAAGGCGAAGTGCCGCTGGCCGAAACCTTTGGTTACTCCACCGATTTACGCAGCCTGACGCAAGGGCAGGGGACATTCACGATGGAATTTTCCAAATACCGCCGCGTGCCCAACAGCATTCAGCAGGAAATTATCGAAGAAAAGAAAAAGCAGTTGGTGGGCGCGAAGTAACCGCACAATCGCTTGGTTGAAAGACGATTCACGCAAAATTACGATTCACACAAAATTACGATTCACACCTAGCCCCGGCCTCCAGGCCGGGGTTTTTTGTTGCGGTCAGCGCCGGTGATCGTTGCGGTATTCGCCGGGCGGGCTGCCGAAGCGGCGTTTGAAGGCTACGCTCAAATATTCAGCGTGGCGGAAGCCCACGCGCTCGGCAATGGTGGAAAGCGGCAGCGAAGTTTCGGTCAGCAATTGCTTGGCGCGCTCGAATTGCAGCTTCAAAATTTCGTCGTGCGGCGTGCGGCCCAGCAGCTTTTTGAACCGGTGCTCCAGCATGCGGCGCGACAGCGGCACCACTTCCAAAATTTGGTCCACGTTGATGCCGTCGCAGGCATGGTCGCGAATGAACTGCATGGCCCGCGAAACCAAGGGATCGTTCACGGCAAACCCGTCGGACGATTGCCGCGTGACAATGCCCAAGGGATCGATTTCCATTCCCTGCTGCGGCCGCTTGCCGGCCATCCACTGCTCGAGCAAGCGGGCGGCTTCGTAACCAATGCGGTAAGTATCTTGCGCCACGCTGGACATGGGCGGAGTGGAAAGGCTGCACAAAATTTCATCGTTATCCACGCCCAGCACGGCAATTTCGTCGGGCACGGCAATTTCTACTCGTCGGCAAACTTGCAGCACTTGCAGGCCGCGCAAATCGTGGCAGGCCATCACGCCGGCCGGCTTGGGGAGTTTTTTTAGCCAGGCGGCCAATTGTTTTTCTTCTTTGTCCCAGCTCGGCTGAGAGCGGGCCAATTTTTGCGTGCCGTACAGGTCACAGGAAAATCCCCTTTCCTTCACGATCTGCTCGAATTGCTTGCCGCGCAACAACGACCAGCGGAAGCGGTTGTCGCCGCAAAAGCCAAAATGCTCCAGGCCGCGGCCGCTCAAATGTTCCACCGCCAGCCGGGCCACCGCTTCGCCCTTGGTGACCACGCTGGGAATTTCGCTCACCAACTGCGAGGAGCTGACATTGATTACCGGCAAGCCAGATTGCTTGACAACCTGCGCAATGCGCCGGTTTTCGATACGGGCAATGATGCCGTCGCCTTGCCAATTTTGGTTCAGCCAGGCCGGTGGGGCTTCGCCGCGGGCCAATTCTGGCAGGTAAGTTGACCAGGATTCATGCTCGCGAATGAATGCATGAATGCCGCGCAGCAATCCGCGCGCGTATGAATTGGAAGTTTCGATTAACAGCGCCACGCGGGGCCGATTCTTCACAACCTTGCTCCTGGACGTTGCGGGGCGGAATGCAGTTGCCACGAAAGGCTATATATTTTTACAAACCACTTAGATAATTTACACGCCTAATTTGACCTCTGCCAGCACTTCCAGCACGGTTTTGTTTGAAAATTGTTGCTCGCCGGGTCGCGGTGGATGGAAAAGTAGGGCTGGAACGGCGTTCGGCGTGCTAGCGCTGGCGGCAGGGGCAGAAATCTCTCTCGCCGCCGCAAGGAAAAATGGCTAAAAACACGCCGCGAAATTGCGCACCCCGGCGATGGTGATTATCACCTGGCCAATCTGCCGAAATTGAGTATGGAGGCTTTTTCGATGAACACAAAATGGACCGGTCGGTTAGTTGCGATCTTGGCTGTGGGCGCGCTTTTGGTCACCAACGTTCAAGCCGGCGGAGTGCGCGTCGGAATTGGCGTTGGCATCGGCGTGCCGGCGTATCGCCCATATCCTTATTACGGATACCCATATTACTATCCGTATTATGCGCCGCCGCCAGTATACGTGGTGCCGGGCCCAACCTACGTTCAAGCGCCTCCCACATACGTGCAAGGCCCAGCTTCGTATGTGCAGACAGTTCCCCCGCAGCAACCAGGCTACGCTCCCAGTTCGGCCACCTATGCCCCAAGCCCGGCCAATTATGCGCCGAATGCGGGAGGCTATGCTCCGAACTCCAATACGTACGCATATCCGAGTACGGCTACCCCGGCGGCTACGAACTCTGCGCCGCACTATTTGCCGCCGCCGCCCATGCCGAACACTTCTTCGCAACCGGGAGCTCCGCCTCCTTATCCGGTCCCTTCCGGCTCGTAAACGCTTGCCGCGCACGTAACTCCTGAATTGCGGCACAGACAGTCTTAAGCCGTGCCTTTAGGCCCTGGTTCTTTTGCGACCAACCAGCGGCGCGGGCATTCAAGTTTAGGCTCGGCCAGGACATTCGCGCTTTCCACGTGAATTTCCCCAAGCCTCGGTAGTGCTGTCGGTTAGGGCCGATCGCACCCCCATTTCTTTAGCACCTTTCGACAGTCTCTTGCGCGTATGGCATGCCGGTTGCCGTGGTTAGGTTGGCGGATCAGCGTATAACACAAACAACCGAGAAGAAGACGAAACAGAGGAGCGCGATCATGAGTAAGGCTTTAGGATCATTCGCTGTGGTGCTAAGTATGTTTATGTTTGCAACGGCGCTGCGCGCCGATGAACGAGGCGAACGCGGTGGCGGAGGCGGGGGCGGCGGGGATGGCGTGCATGTGAACGCGCCGGCTGCCCATGTGGATGCCGGGCCTGCCCATGTGAACACCGGCACGGCACATGTCGACGGCAATGCCGCGCATGTCGATGCCGGCCCGGCCCACGTCAATGCCAACGGCGGCAATGCGAACGTAAATGTCGATGGCCGTGTGAATGCGAACGTCGATCAATCTGTACGCGGCCCGAACATTGGTCGGGAAGCTTACGTGGCCCGCAATTCCCATTTAGGCGACCAGAATTTCGATCGCCGCGGCGTGGGGGCGTTGGATGCCAACCGCTTCGCCAATGCCCGAGACAACAATTGGCGCTATCGTCGCTGGGGCAATGAGTGGTGGTATTGGCTGCCAACCGGCTCCTGGATGTATTATCGGGATGGTCGGTGGAACAACTACGCTTACGATTCGTACGTTGACTATAACCAATATCAAAATCAGCCAGTCGCCGGCGCTAGTTCAAATGGCCCGTACTACGAAGATCAAAACGGTTTCTATTATTTCAATGGAAATCAGAAGGTGTACGATCCGGGCATCATTCGGCAAGGATCCAGTGTTGGAGCGGTTCCGGGTAATTCGCCACGTTGAGGATGAGTGATCTTTTAAAATTGACAAGCGGACCAACTTTCACCGGCAAGCACGCCGGAGACTAGAGGTTTGAAACGGATCAAGAAACACCAGGCCTTCGGAACAGAGACTTGGCGATTTTATAGCGACTGCCAACGCAGAAGCCTTGATTAAAGTCAAACCGATAAATTGTGGTCCGCTAAGCCGCCCGGCCGACGATCGTTGGCCGGGCGGTATTTTTTTGCGCGGTACTCGTTTTGCTTGCTGTGCTGCGACCTGTTTGTAGAAGTATTGCCTCGCGGGCGCTTGCAAATGGTAAGTGTGCGGCTTACTGTGAGACGGGAAATGCGGCGTTTTTCGAGTATCGACCCCGGCAGCGTGTGTAGGCCTTTGTGGCCCACAGTCGCCCCCCAATTTTTATTCCAGGGAGTGTCAATGTGATGAAAGCCTTAATCAGTTCGATGACAATCATGGCGGCACTCGCCATGGGCGCAAGCGCTGTGTTTGGCGCTGGCGAAGGTCGCAAGAGCGGCGGCGGCAACAACGCAACGGGAAATCAGAATCAGGGAAATCAAAATCAGGGGAACCAAGGCCTGTTCAATCAGGGACAACAAAATCAAGGAAATCAAGCACAAGGAAATCAAGCACAGGGAAATCAAGCACAGGGAAATCAATCGCAGAATAACGCGGGCAATCCCAATAAAAATCAACTCGAAAAGGGACCGGCGAAA comes from Pirellulales bacterium and encodes:
- a CDS encoding DNA-binding transcriptional regulator, translating into MKNRPRVALLIETSNSYARGLLRGIHAFIREHESWSTYLPELARGEAPPAWLNQNWQGDGIIARIENRRIAQVVKQSGLPVINVSSSQLVSEIPSVVTKGEAVARLAVEHLSGRGLEHFGFCGDNRFRWSLLRGKQFEQIVKERGFSCDLYGTQKLARSQPSWDKEEKQLAAWLKKLPKPAGVMACHDLRGLQVLQVCRRVEIAVPDEIAVLGVDNDEILCSLSTPPMSSVAQDTYRIGYEAARLLEQWMAGKRPQQGMEIDPLGIVTRQSSDGFAVNDPLVSRAMQFIRDHACDGINVDQILEVVPLSRRMLEHRFKKLLGRTPHDEILKLQFERAKQLLTETSLPLSTIAERVGFRHAEYLSVAFKRRFGSPPGEYRNDHRR